The Oryctolagus cuniculus chromosome 13, mOryCun1.1, whole genome shotgun sequence sequence gagagctatcatcttgtggtttactccccaaatggctatatgaccataacagccagagctgggctgatcccaagccaggagcttcttctgggtctcctgtgtgggtacagagGGCtaaggcacttgggctgtcctccactgctttcccaggtcatagcagggaactggatcagaagtggagcagctgaggctcgaaccagggcccacatgggatgccagcaccacaggccgcagctttacccagtactccacagagccagcccctcccatattcagttttaaaattttttaacaataCACTTTTCTAGGATTTGTCATCTAGATAACacacctcttaaaaaaaaaaacctcattggaAGGAATAAATGCAGTGGGAAGAGCACAGGGtttaggaaagaaagaagttGGTTTCGCTTTCCTCTGACTGCACTCAGGAAACACTAGATTCGCCAGGAAATGAAATGTGAATGTTAAGATGGAAGCCAGTGGCGGTTTTATAGACCCGACAGAAACTGATTTcagaaaacactttttaaaggaCATCAATTCAGGGAGGAAAGGACCATGCTCATTCACTTTTagagaaatgaattttttatgaATGTGCTGATGTCTCTTACCTGTGCATTGACTTTGTGCAGGAAAGCGTGAGTATgagagtgtgtgcgtgtgcacacgtgcCCCCTGGAAGGAAGACATGTCCGTGCTCTGCTCTGACTTACGATTACTCTGAATGCTGTTCACATGTGCAGGAGCTCACGGGGAAACTGCCTGTTGAATACCCACTGGATCCTGGCGAGGAACCACCCATTGTTCGGCGAAGAATAGGGACCGCCTTCAAGCTGGATGAACAGAAAATCCTGCCCAAGGGAGAGGTACGGCCTTCCTTCCGAGACTGgatttttctcactttcttcttccttttcccatcTATTGGGGCTTTCAGGTTTTCCATAccaatttcttcatttctactcAATGCCTTTATCTGTCTTTCCTTGACTCTTTCTCATGTGAACTGGTTTGCCGGCCTGTGGTTTCCCTTGGTACGATTGGTTAGCCTGCATTAATAGGCATTCAGATTGTTTGTTGAAGTTGTTTGTCTAACACTGTGGGCCTAGCACAAATGGCTAAGTTCCTGGAGAACATTCCAGCAGCACTCATGACTACTTGTCTTTCTAAAGGCCCTTAGCACTTAGTTACTTGGAGCCACACCTAATGTGTGATGTTTGGTTGGTTGAGGAAGGAAAGCTTGGGCCATGACAGCAGGTGGGGAGATGCCACTGGCTGGAGAAAGATGGGTCGGGCCCGCGCCATCAAGGTGGGAACCTCACCATGGCTgctaaaatcagtgcacaaacaTGAGCAAAATGGATGGTCTGTCCTACCCTTGCTCGTCTGTGCAGAGCAGAGCCGCGTTTGCCCTCCTGCGATCCAGCCGTGGTGGGAGCTGCACCTGGAGAGATCGGATTTGAAGGAAAGCGAAAAAACAAAACTTGAGAACTTGAGCTTCTGGTTGAGTACTAAGTATCCAGCCTCAGATGGAGAGAAATGAAAGGACAGGCATACACAGGCTTCAGAGCTGTGTCCAAGAGGTGCCTTCTCAAATGCATTCTGGATTGGATTACTAATATTACCATGCTGTGGAACACAAGGCTTTAAAAGGTTAGGGCCCAAAGCCAGCAGAAAAGGAAATACTGCGTGGTTTTAGTTGTCTAAGAAAGTGATCAGGAGTCACTGACAGTCTCCTGTTGGTGCCAGCTtttggggctggggtgagggtgaATTCAGAGAGGCCCCAGGTGTCCTGGGGCTGCTGGAAGTGTTGAGGAATCTCCTGGGATCCACAGTCCCCGGTCTCCGGGACACTGGGGGACATACCAGAGTGCTTCACCCAAAATGAAAACCCCACTAGGAGTCTTGCTCTGCTACGAAGTGAAGTTCATGATTCTTATTTCTTGGGATTGTCGCTAGGGTTAAATGAGCTAGTGTATAAAATGGTGTCACTCAGCTCGGGACTTGGCACCTGCCTGGTGCTCAGCAAACATTAGTTCCCTGAAGGTGAGTGAACTCTCGGAGGTCCTGGGTGGGAACTGCGGGTGAGGAAGGCTGGGGGTTAGGAAACCATCTTGTCCGTCGAGTATCTTCCAAACCCAGCTGATCATCAGACCTGCCCACAGAACTTGAATTTGCCTTGTTGCTGGGCAGATGCCTGGCACAGAAACTGGATAAAGGATTCCTACTGTTAGTAAGCGCCCTCTCCCCCACACCCCGCTGGCCTTCCCACAGTCCCATTTTGCACACTCCTCCGTAAAGGGTATCTTCAGTGCCTGTAGAATTCCACGTGCATccacgacccccccccccccccgcatgtTACATTCTCCCAGTTAGTAAAAGAAATGGCACAGCGGGTGGAACTTTGCAGAGCGCCTCCGGGAAGGAAGAGATGGACTCAGGCCTATTggtgctgctgctgttttccctggaGATGCCCGTTGCTTCCCTGTGCATGCCGTAGCAAGCCATATGCACAGGCAGGGCTTTCAGCCTGCTCCTTGCTTTACTTGGAGTATCCAGAATTTGTCTGGGTTCCCCCACAAGACTCAGGGTCAGTGTCTTTAGCCAGGGCTATCGTGTCAGCCCGGAAACAGCTGCTCCGTGGGGCCCATAGTCACAGAGCAGTCTTTGTCCCCGGGTGACTCTGCTGGTTCAAGGCCCTGGGTGGGAGCCCGTTTCCATATTCTTCGCTCTCTTGAGAGAGAAAACGCAGCCCACATGTGAAGGATTTGGAAGGAGCTTATCTCCTGAAGAGTTCCTTTTAACCATCACCTTGTCCTCTCACCCCAGCTTCCTGACTTCCTTTAGACTTAAAGTGCTCAGAAGTCAATGAAATCTGGCAAAGAAATGTTGTCCTTCATGGAGGCATTGAGCCTGGCGCCTGGTGCCCAGAGGCAAGGAGACTCTCATGGGCCATAAAAGGGAGCCATCAGCCGATTCCAGCAAACCTGGGGATCGGCTTCTGCTTGGTTAGATCACCTTCCGTCATCAAGTCAGTGTGACTGGGGATTGCCAAGGGCAAGGGGCCTGGTCTCTGCTGGCCAAGCTTGCTCAGATTCGCTGTTGTGAGTTCATTAGGTGTGGGCGAGGCAGAGCTCCTACCTCTCCTCCCGCTCCCCAGCGATGCTAGCTGTTTGAAAGCTTACCCTTGAAAGGTGCTGCTGGTTAGAGCTGACTTTGACCAGAGGGGCTTCACtggggaagagaagaaaaaaaaaatggactgggGGGATTTCTGTGTTCACCTCCAAACTGTCCCAGACACAGCCATGAGCCACCCTTTCCCCATCCCTCAGCAGCCGGTGCACCCCCATGTGCTGCCAAGGACACGGGCTGGTGGCAGACTGCTTCCCGGGCCACCATCCTCTTGGGTCCACCAGGCGTTTTGTGCCAGCTGCAGGTTAATGTCTCCCAGGCCCAGGACTCTGAGGGGAATCCCATCAACCACCTGGCCCAAGGGAGGGGCTTACGCAGGGAAGCGGGCCAGAGGAGATCCTGAAGCACATCCAAGTAGCTGGGGGAACCAGTTCTGCCACCACACTCATCCCTGGCTCACAGAGGGCCcagtcacagctgggccagggcttCCATGACAGGCAGGTGTGAGGGCagccagagctacagaaagaactTCCCAAAGACACACGGATGAGTGGGGGTGCATCCCCAGAAGAAGGCACGCATGGGGTTGGGGAGGTGCCCATGTGTGAGCAAACCCATGGGGAAGAAGGAGCGAAAGGCTGCCCCAGTAATAGTGCCCAGAATGCAAGAGAAATGGTCACTTGGTGGGCTTTGAACTTTGTCCTCTGTGAAGCTCGCTGGAGACAGCAGGAAGGAAGCCAGGTGATGGCAGGGCCAGCGGCATGGCGACCCTGCTTTGGAATGAGAGTGTCGGAGTGCGAACCAACACTCATCTCCAGAAAGTAATGGGAGCCCAGGGTCTTGAAAGCAGGTATGCCCAAGGCCTCAGCTGCTGGAGAGTTTAGGATTGAAGCCACCCTCCAGTCGGGCAGGGCTGGGATTGGGCACTGGGACTGCTGGCTTCCTAGCTGGAGTAGGGCTCCTGCTAGGGCAGGGGTCGGGGGTAAGGGGGATGGGGTCTCCTGCTCAGCACCCCCAGGAAATGTACAGCCATGCCTTTGTCACCCACAGGAAGCCGAGCTGGAACGCCTGGAAAGAGAGTTTGCCATTCAGTCCCAGATTACGGAGGCTGCCCGCCGCCTGGCCAGTGACCCCAACGTCAGCaagaaactgaagaaacaaaggaagacctCGTACTTGAATGCACTGAAGAAGCTGCAGGAGATCGAAAACGCCATCAACGAGAACCGCATCAAGTCGGGGAAGAAACCCACACAGAGGGCTTCGCTCATCATAGACGGTCAGTGCCCACCCCTCTCCCATACCTAGGCATCAGGGAAGCAGATGTCGTGTCTGTCTCCGCACAACCCAAGGAAGGAATGATACTGGGGGAAGAAGTGGTACAGAGGGAGCCATCATTGCCACTGCTGACTGCCTCCCCGGGAGAACCTGCAGCCATGGGCTCATCCTCCTCTCAGCCTGTGCCATGAGCTGACTGACTGCACAGGCTGggcgcagcccagcccagcccagagctaGCCCAGGCTCTGCCATCCCTCTCCAAGTCTGGAAGGCAAGCTGGTGGCGGGAAGACACATAGCAGGGCCTCCTGCAGGCTACCACCCCCTGCCACTCCTCTGTCCCCGACGTTTACTGTGTTTGCAGGGGCCTCCTATCCCAGGAACTGTAGCTTAGGAGGAATGGGCTGCCCAGCTCTGATTGTTTAGGGCCCCGAGCTTCAGGCAGGGGTTGGGAGTTTGAGTGTTTGTGTTTGGTTTGGTAAAACACTAGAGGGAAACATCAAAAAATCCACCAACAAGCATCAAGTCTCACACTGTTAGAATTCTTTTTATTGAAGTCAGCATGTGCTTGAAAATAGATGCCAAGTATTCTTTCACAGTACACGCTGCACATTTAAGGTGCTTTTGCTCTAGGAAGGCAGAAAGTAGAGGGAGGTGACCAGGAGCTGGGGGTTGGGGGCAGAGTTCCAGTGTGGGAACATGGCAGTGATCCCCACGCAGAAGCTGGGTGGTGGCGATGGTAAGTGCTCActgccactgaactgtacactgaAACATGGTGACAGTAGAAAATCTGATGTCACATGTTTTACCACAGGTAGCTACAAGCTAAAAATATAGGCAGACTAAGGAAGCGGTGATGTGCTGGAGACTGCACAATGCCAAAGTCAGGGCCTTCTGTCTCCTCACTGTTCACAGCCCATCAAGTAATAGGAACAAATTCCTAgttgaataagagagagagacaccatttttaaaaaatcccttttCTTGAGGAAACGTGAAATACCAGTGTTTGCTTGTCACACCCTGTTGTCCTTGGTCAAGACCACTTAACTCCTCCCCTCCCAATTTCCCAGCTGAGCTGCAGCCAGCCAGCCCTTCTCTGTCCTGTGCCTCGGCTGAGACCTCCTTCTGTGCTCTGGGAAGCATAGGAGGGTTCACAGCTCAGGAGGAATGCAGAGCAGGGCCAACAGAGCCAAGAAGGGGACCACGTGGGTGACTGTGTCTCCTGTTTGCCAAGGGGAGCTTCTTTGCCTAAGTGAGGGCTGTTGTGTTAGGACTGCTGACAGAATCTGTCTGAAATCATTATCTGTACCAAATCATTCTGCCGAGGCTCAGGAATAAGCAATCAGCCCTCCATATCCACAGGTTTTACATCCATGGATTCAATCAATGTTGgatggaaaatattcagaaaaaaaaaaaagctgtatctgtacccacatgtacagatttttttttgtatgtacaGTTTTTCAACAACATAGTAGAACAACTATTGACATAGCAGTGATGTTGTATCAGGTATTAGTTACCTACAGGTGCTTTAAAATACACAGGGGATTGCaaaggttatatgcaaatacaatgCCAATATATTTAAGGGACTTGATCACCGTTGGATCTGAGTATTCCCCACACACAAGGCATGACTCAGCACCTTCTCTCTTTTGCTGCCTCTTGGCAACAAGGGTTCACTTGAATTAGGAGCAGTTAAGGTGGTTCTTAACTCCTCAGCATGGTATTTTATTTCAAGAGGTAAAAACACAAAAACGGGACGATTTCTGGACCTTTGCTAGCTTTACCAGGAAAGCAGAGCTGCTGGTTGAAGAGGGAGGATtgctttcctgtctctctcttggGCGTGTCCTCCTCATTAACTGAATGGCACCTATAAAAATAAGCTTCAGAGAGAGAGTCCGTACTTAGCATACTTGTTTACTCTACTAGTGACTTAAGAAGTTTATTAGTTCCCTGCGCTGGTTTTTGCATTTTGGAAGAAGTAGCAGCCAACTTCCTTTGGTTGGGTCAGTGCACGCCCCGAATTTGTGCTGGGACAATGGCATGGCTTAGCAACCTTGGTATTGGATATTCAGCTGTTCAGCATTCCAGTCTCCTGTGAATGGGCCCAAATACACAAAGTCTGGGGCCCTGTGTAATGTCAGGGTGGGGCGGTGAGCTAATGACCCTCCACACAGACTCTGAAAAGAAATGCCCAACAGCATTCTTATTGTATGCCAAGAGTACTTCTTGATGAGAAAGAGAAGGGTCTGCGGATGGGAGACTTTGCAGACAAGCCGTTGTTTAAGGAGCACGCTAAAGTCACTGACTTGTTCCTTGCCTTCCCAGATGGAAACATTGCCAGTGAAGACAGCTCTCTTTCCGATGCCCTTGTTCTGGAGGACGGTAAGTTAGCCCTTTCCTGGCTGAAAACTTGGAGCCCAGATTAAACCGAGATGAATCTGTGTGGTGTCTGGGGATAGCTGTGTGTAAAAGTAAAGAGCCAAGTGAAGGTGGCAGCTGGAGTCCCTGCAAACGCTCTGTTTCTCGACATGCACCTGTTTGGGTGGGAGTGGGAGCCACAGAAACTCTTTACTGGCATCTCAGTGTCTCCCTCGGCCCAGAAGTAAGATTTAAGGTAGTAAGTCAGTAAATGGTACTTTACTTTTTTAGTAGCCAAAACCCATTTTTAACTAAACACTATGTGTATTTTCCTCTTGAAAGTACTCATAGCGTCTGGATGAGACAGTAGTAAAAATGAAAGGCAAGATGTCCCTTTAAATGCCTCCTCAGAGGCCAGCTCCAGGGCACAGCTGGGTAAGACacggcctgcaacaccagcatcccctacgaGTGCCCATCTGAGTCCTGgcagcttccaatccaactccctgctaatgcccctggaaaagccacagagacagaggatGACCTCGTACTTGGGCtcatgtcacccacatgggagacctcaatggagttccaggctccgggcttcagtctggcccagtcgcagccattgtggcatttggggagtaaaccagcagatgaaagatctctttctctgtctctgaatctttaaaacaaataaacactgGTTCAGGACTTGAAAATTGCCTTTATATCCCATtgaactctttttaaaagaaagaattattatttgaaaagcagagagactgtccatcccccggttcactccccaggactgCTCCAgacccaaaccaggagcccagaactccatccagatctcccacatgggtgggagggtcTCTAGCACgtgggccgtcatccactgctttccaggcacattagcagggagctgatgacAGCAGagctgatacaggatgccagcattgcaggcagcagcttaacgaccatgccacaatgccagcccctcccatcaaAATCTTAAAATGTGGCAGTTACCAGGATATCTCCTTGAGCAATTCGTAGAAAAACAACTGATCCCTCAGCCCACACCCCAGCTCACCACCATCACAGCCATCCACAGAGGGGAAACAGGAGCTCCAAACCCAGAACCATCGTGGAGAAGATTCCCGTGGATGGTAAACCCAAACACTCGGTGATGAGAGCATTAGTTATATGGAAATATGCTAAGTGGCAGttaatttttttccccctgtaGAGAAACCTCAGGCAAGCAGTGATAAGTGGCTAGGCAGATGGAAAACATAAAAGGCCTACCCGAGTCGTAGTAATAATGGTAATtgcagtaataataataatgatcgCTCTTGATGTGGGGAAAGTCTGGCGCTGCCCCTAGAAATCAGATGGTAATAGTTTGATGGCTGCTTTGTTTCATGGGTGGGGAGTTTGGGGGCTCAGAGATCCCAGCGCTGTTCTTGGCCTCTGTGCACCCCAGTCTGTCTAGGAGATAGAATGAGAACAATTTAGTGAGAGGCTTTTGTAATAGCGGAGTTGTCAGGACAAGTGCCAATTCGGAGACTTCGACCTCATTCGTGATTAGTTTCTTGCCCATGTTCCAGAACCCTGGACCTGAGGGGCGGTAAGGCCTCCTCTTTGTAACGCACAGTCCCTCTGCAGGCTTtctcctgctgcttcctttccagacctgagcaggagagggaagggaagcagagcagccgtcCAGGCATCAAGGCTGGGACTGTGGCAGGGTCAAGCGGAAGCTTGGAGGGGTGTCTGTGGTTGGTTTTtgtgcccccctccccctcccctggcttCTCCTCTGTGGTGCCCAGTGAATTGTTTCTCTcccgtctcccctcccctctgattttgtggggggagggggaaggaggggatcCTGGGATCAGTCCCTCAAAGGAACCAAGGGATGACTATGTTTAATCTGTGTAGTCCATCTCCTTCCCAAAGATTCTAAGGCAGTTCTAGACAGAGTATGTGAGGACTGCTTAAAGACAATACTGATGACATGGAATGAGCAGAGTTGCTCCCCAGATCCACTGGAAGGTGACGGTGCTAGACAGATGACATGCTCACTCACTCTTCCTCCAACAGCTGTTTACAGAGCACTCGCTCTGTGTCAGCTTCTCAGACAAAACCCTCATGAAGCTGAGACTCCTGCAAAGCAATGCAGATCCTTACTGTCTGCTGACAGGAAACGTGACAACCTCATCACCAGTAAACCTGTTTGTGGGTGGTATCTGATAAAAAATGGAGACTCCACTCCATTCGTGTCTAATTAAAACTGATATAAGGTATCTTCGAAGCATTCAAAATAAACCCCTATTTCCATGCATGTTTTAAGTCCCCTAGATGTCTCTTGGAAGTTTGGGTTCATTGCTGTGGTCTGGGCTAACTTGTCCCAACTTGAGATTGGCAGCTGGAGAAGGATCAAGGGGCTGTCCATGACATGGGTGTGACTCCGCCTGTGTGGCCCCAGTGCTAACATGGGAATGGGGATGGGCTGGGGGTCCTATGGAAAGGACCACCTGTGCTCAgttcttgtctctctgtctttttgcaGATGATTCTCAGGTTACCAGCACAATATCCCCTTTACAGTCCCCTCACAAGGGACTGCCTCCTCGGCCACCATCGCACAATAGACCCCCGCCTCCCCAGTCCCTGGAGGGACTCAGGCAAATGCACTATCACCGTAACGACTATGACAAGTCACCCATAAAGCCTAAGATGTGGAGTGAGTCCTCTTTGGACGAGCCTTACGAGAAGGTCAAGAAACGCTCCTCCCACAACCATTCCAGGTGAGCTGGGAACTGAAGCCCGAATAGCATCCACAAATCCAAACCAACCTCCATCCTCCTTTCCTGGGGTTGCCTTTCCACAGTGCTGTGCTCGCAGCGCCCTCTGCTGCCGACGATGTCAAGGTGCAGATTTGTCATTCAAAGGGCAGTTGGGGTTTTGGCTCACAGTCATGGTGTTGGCAGATGGCTCTAAGGTTGTTAAATTCCACAGGAATTAATTAGGAAATCTCAGGCAGCGCCACTCCGAAATGACAAGTGAGAATGAAGCCGTAGAAATCCCACAGTGGCTCAGAACCCCAAGCTACCATTCAGCAGAGGGCTGAAGCCCAACAGCTACAACCTGAACCGTGCATTACCAGCTCGTTACATGGCTAACGGAGACACGGGCTGGGGAAGGCATTTTGGTGCACTTCTCCGCCATGACACCCTGTAAAACTTCCAAGGTGCACTGACAGCAGGTCTGAGTCTTTGGTAACAAAAGCTGTGTGAGCAGAGGCTTCACACAACAGCCACACCGTGCCTGTCACAGAAGGCTGACAGGGGTCTCCACTCCACAGTGTTGGGGTGGGAGGAGTCGGGGGCAAGGACCCCCACCCACTGCTGGGGAAAAGCCTGAGAACCAGAATAGCGATCTGAGGAAGGGGGGGAAGAGTGGGAGTCCCGGGCAAGACCCTGTCCCAGCCAGTCAGCCCCTAGGGGGAAGGTGCTGTTCTGTCTGGTGGTGACCAGCACGGCTCCCTTGGGTCTGCAGCAGCCACAAGCGCTTCCCCAGCACAGGGAGCTGTGCcgaagcaggaggaggaagcagctccTTGCAGAACAGCCCGATCCGCAGCCTCCCTCCCTGGAACTCCCAGTCCAGCATGCCGTCCACACCAGACCTGCGGGTCCGGAGCCCCCACTACGTCCATTCCACAAGGTGAGTCCACTGCAGGGCTTTTGGGCCACCTCCATCCCTGGACCACATCTTCCTTTGTTCGATTAGGCATGGCTGCTCCCACACTGGCCCAAATAACAGGTGAGCTGACAGACCAAAACCCAGAAGGCAGGTTCTCTTGAATGAAGCGGACTAAAAACCTGAGCTGGCAGCAGTAAGCCTACTTCAGTGACGGGACCACAGAGCCCACTTTCAGGTCCAGGGGCACTTGGTATCAGCCAGGGATTTCTCAGGCTCCTAGCTACCATGACAGGAGCTTTCATGACTGAAGTGGAGGCAGGAAAGGTGAGCCTGGTTAGCAGGGGAAGAGTGGAAAATAGAAGCACCTTGTACTGCTAGAGTGATCATGACCTGATAGTCCTTTTATAACTTTCCACTGAGGCCCAAATTTAGACTGGACTTCCTTCAGGGcccccccagggtgcacgttcAAAGACAGTGAAAGACACAAAATGAATATAGAGCCATTttccaaaagaaagcaaaaccaggCCATAGAGGGCCATATGCTGGGGGCTTCCAGTTGCACCCCCCGAGTGACAGCCACCATGTTTTCACCTGTGGTCCCAGCGCGGGGTGGCGTCCTCTGCTGGCTGATGCTGCTGGTGGTATGGGGTCAGATTGGCAGAATGGGTTACAGACAAAGCAATAGTGAGAAGTTAGTGCACCATTCATTTGCAAGGGTTTCACTTTCCACTAATCTTGCATTTTAGAGTCTTCACAGGAAATGGAGAGCTATTTGTGTGGGTTACACGCTTGTATTTGGTTCAGCCATATGAAGGGTCACTATTGTGACCTACAAGCACAGCCATTTTGTAGTGTTTAATGCTATACTAAAATGGTGTTTTTTTTCTGGTTCTCTGTGTATCTATAGAATAATTTTCCATCCTAAAAAGAGCTCTGGATATTGGCATACATTTGTCAGCTTTAGTCCCACTTCCCATTAGGAGACAAAGCAGAGGGTCCAGGCAGCACTCCAGGAACCTGCAGTTCCTGGGAGTACCTGGACCTGAGCCTGCCTGTTGAAATCCAGCCACGGGAGAGCGTCCAGTGGCGTCCCTGGGTTCCCCCATTCCCCCAGCATCCCCAGATCCACGCGGGCCGCGTTTCCCCGCAGGTCGGTGGATATCAGCCCCACGCGACTGCACAGCCTCGCCCTGCACTTTAGGCACCGAAGCTCCAGCTTAGAGTCCCAGGGCAAGCTCCTGGGCTCGGAGAACGACACAGGGAGCCCTGACTTCTACACCCCGCGGACTCGTAGCAGCAATGGCTCGGATCCCATGGACGACTGCTCATCGTGCACCAGCCACTCGAGCTCAGAGCACTACTACCCGGCGCAGATGAACGCCAACTACTCGACGCTGGCCGAGGACTCACCATCCAAGGcacggcagcggcagcggcagcggcgacGCGTGGCAGGTGCCCTGGGCGCCGCGGCCTCCGGCAGCCTCCCCAACCTGGCGGCGCGGGGCGGTGCCAGTGGGGCAGGTGGTGCTGGCGGCGTCTACCTGCACAGCCAGAGCCAGCCCAGCTCGCAGTACCGCATCAAGGAGTACCCGCTGTACATTGAGGGCAGCGCCACGCCAGTGGTAGTGCGCAGTCTGGAGAGTGACCAGGAGGGCCACTACAGTGTCAAGGCCCAGTTCAAGACCTCCAACTCGTACACGGCCGGCGGCCTCTTCAAGGAGAGCTGGCGCGGTGGCGACGAGGGAGACGCGGGCCGCCTGACGCCGTCTCGCTCCCAGATCCTGCGGACTCCGTCGCTGGGCCGCGAGGGTGCCCACGACAAGGGCGCGGGCCGCTCAGCGGTGTCAGACGAGCTGCGCCAGTGGTACCAGCGCTGCAGCGCCTCGCACAAGGAGCACAGCCGCCTGTCACACACCAGCTCCACCTCCTCCGACAGTGGCTCACAGTACAGCACCTCGTCCCAGAGCACCTTCGTGGCGCACAGCAGGGTCACCAGGATGCCTCAGATGTGCAAGGCCACGTCAGGTGAGAGGCGTGCTGGGAGACTGGGTTGGGAATTCAGGGGAACTGGCACAGTTTCCGCAGCTTCCTGCCCTGCTATTCTAACGCTGGTCCTGCCCAGTAAGCCCACACCTGACTCTCCAAGAGGGCTGCTTAGTACAGCCCCAGACTGTCCCTCCCACCACCTCTGTGTAATAGCACAGCAATCTAAGCCAGCTATGGGAAGTTGTGTCTCCGGAGGTGTTTGCCCAGCCAAAGGGATGACAGCCTGGGCGAGAGGGAGAAGCTACTATGTTATAGGCCCGATGTAAACCTCTGCAGAGCCCCCAGATTTAGCTGGCAGCTCCCCAGGTAGG is a genomic window containing:
- the FRMD4A gene encoding FERM domain-containing protein 4A isoform X7; amino-acid sequence: MEGLLSPMRTKMTEGRRCQVHLLDDRKLELLVQPKLLAKELLDLVASHFNLKEKEYFGIAFTDETGHLNWLQLDRRVLEHDFPKKSGPVVLYFCVRFYIESISYLKDNATIELFFLNAKSCIYKELIDVDSEVVFELASYILQEAKGDFSSNEVVRNDLKKLPALPTQALKEHPSLAYCEDRVIEHYKKLNGQTRGQAIVNYMSIVESLPTYGVHYYAVKDKQGIPWWLGLSYKGIFQYDYHDKVKPRKIFQWRQLENLYFREKKFSVEVHDPRRASVTRRTFGHSGIAVHTWYACPALIKSIWAMAISQHQFYLDRKQSKSKIHAARSLSEIAIDLTETGTLKTSKLANMGSKGKIISGSSGSLLSSGSQESDSSQSAKKDMLAALKSRQEALEETLRQRLEELKKLCLREAELTGKLPVEYPLDPGEEPPIVRRRIGTAFKLDEQKILPKGEEAELERLEREFAIQSQITEAARRLASDPNVSKKLKKQRKTSYLNALKKLQEIENAINENRIKSGKKPTQRASLIIDDGNIASEDSSLSDALVLEDDDSQVTSTISPLQSPHKGLPPRPPSHNRPPPPQSLEGLRQMHYHRNDYDKSPIKPKMWSESSLDEPYEKVKKRSSHNHSSSHKRFPSTGSCAEAGGGSSSLQNSPIRSLPPWNSQSSMPSTPDLRVRSPHYVHSTRSVDISPTRLHSLALHFRHRSSSLESQGKLLGSENDTGSPDFYTPRTRSSNGSDPMDDCSSCTSHSSSEHYYPAQMNANYSTLAEDSPSKARQRQRQRRRVAGALGAAASGSLPNLAARGGASGAGGAGGVYLHSQSQPSSQYRIKEYPLYIEGSATPVVVRSLESDQEGHYSVKAQFKTSNSYTAGGLFKESWRGGDEGDAGRLTPSRSQILRTPSLGREGAHDKGAGRSAVSDELRQWYQRCSASHKEHSRLSHTSSTSSDSGSQYSTSSQSTFVAHSRVTRMPQMCKATSAALPQSQRSSTPSSEIGATPPSSPHHILTWQTGSYNDSCFLDSSLYPELADVQWYGQEKAKPGTLV
- the FRMD4A gene encoding FERM domain-containing protein 4A isoform X2 → MTLAAKLDDFEATLEHLLMDVFMTEGRRCQVHLLDDRKLELLVQPKLLAKELLDLVASHFNLKEKEYFGIAFTDETGHLNWLQLDRRVLEHDFPKKSGPVVLYFCVRFYIESISYLKDNATIELFFLNAKSCIYKELIDVDSEVVFELASYILQEAKGDFSSNEVVRNDLKKLPALPTQALKEHPSLAYCEDRVIEHYKKLNGQTRGQAIVNYMSIVESLPTYGVHYYAVKDKQGIPWWLGLSYKGIFQYDYHDKVKPRKIFQWRQLENLYFREKKFSVEVHDPRRASVTRRTFGHSGIAVHTWYACPALIKSIWAMAISQHQFYLDRKQSKSKIHAARSLSEIAIDLTETGTLKTSKLANMGSKGKIISGSSGSLLSSGSQESDSSQSAKKDMLAALKSRQEALEETLRQRLEELKKLCLREAELTGKLPVEYPLDPGEEPPIVRRRIGTAFKLDEQKILPKGEEAELERLEREFAIQSQITEAARRLASDPNVSKKLKKQRKTSYLNALKKLQEIENAINENRIKSGKKPTQRASLIIDDGNIASEDSSLSDALVLEDDDSQVTSTISPLQSPHKGLPPRPPSHNRPPPPQSLEGLRQMHYHRNDYDKSPIKPKMWSESSLDEPYEKVKKRSSHNHSSSHKRFPSTGSCAEAGGGSSSLQNSPIRSLPPWNSQSSMPSTPDLRVRSPHYVHSTRSVDISPTRLHSLALHFRHRSSSLESQGKLLGSENDTGSPDFYTPRTRSSNGSDPMDDCSSCTSHSSSEHYYPAQMNANYSTLAEDSPSKARQRQRQRRRVAGALGAAASGSLPNLAARGGASGAGGAGGVYLHSQSQPSSQYRIKEYPLYIEGSATPVVVRSLESDQEGHYSVKAQFKTSNSYTAGGLFKESWRGGDEGDAGRLTPSRSQILRTPSLGREGAHDKGAGRSAVSDELRQWYQRCSASHKEHSRLSHTSSTSSDSGSQYSTSSQSTFVAHSRVTRMPQMCKATSAALPQSQRSSTPSSEIGATPPSSPHHILTWQTGSYNDSCFLDSSLYPELADVQWYGQEKAKPGTLV